AGCGCCTCCCCCTTTACTAATCCGTAATAAGGCTCCGGCAGGATGCTGTTGGGTGAATCGGGAATGTTTTCCATGAGGACATTTATATTAGCGATCGTAGCATAAGCCCGCTGCCAAGCCAACTCAAACCCAGCCTTTGTGATGGACTGTGTGTAGTCGTATGTCATGTAATAGTAATAGGGCTGGGTACTTGAAGTACTCATGTAGTACTGGGCCATAGCATCCAGCTGTCCAGCGGTTAAGAATTGACCATATAAACTGGGATGAGACATTTCAATGTAGATCCCATTTAGCGCTTTAAGATATCCCTCTTTAGTTTGGAATAAAACGCTTTCTGCAAGTCGATCCGTTGGTTTTACATCAATCCACTTGCTGCAGGAACTCATTAACAAGACTGAGATAACGGTAAATATTTTGGTGATATTCATTTTATATAATTTTTTAAAAACCTAAACTAAGCGAGAAGGATACAGAGCGGGCAAATGGATAGTCTAGTCCACGTTCATTTTTTACAGTGGAGCTGTAAAATATGTCGTTCATGTATGCACGCGCCATTAATGAGGACAGTCCTGCTCTTTTCATCCAAGGTTTATTGTTAACCTCATAACCCATGGTAAATGATTCCCCTATCAATTGATTGTTATCTTGTACGAACCGAGAGGAGATGGGGGTTGGACCTCCATATGCTGATGCTATTGACTTAAATTGCGCGACATCTCCGGGCTTCTGCCAGCGGTCGTAGTACGCTCTTTTGTCGTGATTCCAAAAGAGATTATTGGTATTAATGTTTTCGACTTTATTGTATAGCGTCTGCATGAAAATTTGTCCGCCAAGTCGGTATCGTAAATTAGCCGATAAGGAAAAACCCTTATATGAGATGCTAGTTCCGATCACACCTGTGATTTTAGGGTCCGAATTGCCGACGACACGTTCATCCTCATAGTTGTGCGTAAAAGTTTGCTGACCTTCTCGATTCAAGAAAACCTCCCTACCCGTGATCGGATCAATTCCTAATGACGGTACAGCCCATAGATCGGATGGGCTTGCGCCATCATAATATCGCACCAGATTTCTGCTTTTGTTGCTGGTATTATGATTATCAAGGGAGGATCCGAGCTGATCATAAACAGACGTTAGATGGCTTGCTGATAAGTTAACCCTCCAGCTCAATTCATTGCGCTGAAAGAGCAACGCGTTGCTTGTCACAACGAAGCCTTTCGAAATCTGCGTGCCCATATTTTGTGCCATGGATTGACTTCCTGTAGATGATGGCATGCCCACGTAAACCAATAGGGGGTCGGTCGTCTTGTGAATGTAATCACCTTCCAACTTCAAACGTCTGTTAAAGGCTTGCAACTCGATTCCAATATTTTTATTTAAGGTTTTTTGCCAGCGTAAATTCGGATTGCCAAAACTCGACAAGATGACGCTTGAGCCGAAAGGATTTCGATTTTCCTGATTATACCGATAAATCCGAGTGGATATGTAATCTTCGAAATTTTGATTTCCAGGGTTACCTATGGAAGCACGCATTTTGAATATATTGAGCCAACCCCACTTGCTAAAAGGCAGGATGTCTTCATTATGAAGGTTCCAGCCAATACCAGTTGACCAGATTGTTGTGAATTTCCTACTAGCCCCGTAAACCGAAGAACCGTCCGATCGGAGGGTGCCATCGAAGAGAAATCGCTGGTCATATGTATAGCCAGTACTGAGGTAGAAACTTGCACTCCGCCGCTTACTCTCTAAATAATTTGCGTTGCCTGATTCCGGATAACCAAAGGAAAAAGCGGGATTGGTAAACTCTTCATCAACAAAGCCCCTAGCCGCATAGGTGGTGGCAAGCGATGATTTTTGATCCAAACGGACACCAGAGACAAGGTTTAGCAGATGTCGCTCATGGAGCATCTTTACCAATGTTAAGCTTAAATCCGTGTCGTAATTGAGCGCGTTACCGTTGGTCTCCTCATACGTTCCTTTCAGCATCGGATCCACGCTTAAAAACTCGGTATTAAAGGGCGAGCGGAATATTTCTTGGTGTAAATTGTCCTTGTTTAACCCAAGGCGGTAGCGTAAAACTAAACCAGGCCTCATATCCCATAGTAATTCGAAGTTATTGGTGAAACCATTATTTACTGCTCTGTTGCGGTTATTGTTCCGGAAATCGTATAGTGGATTATAATTGTTTTGTTCGCCCGCGGAAGTGAAAAAATTCTCCCATATAGGGTCAACCCCTCCTTGTTCATTGTACTTTCTACGATAAGGATTCGCCTGAGCAAATCGGGAAAAAGATACGGGCTCACGTTCGGCAACGGTATAATCGATGCTTAGTGAATTCGAAAAAGATAGGGAACCCTTACGGTAGATCAATTTCGCGTTACCATTGCTTAGCTGACGGTTAGAGCCCCGCATGACCCCTTGGGTGTTGCCATGCGAAATAGAAAGTAAGTAGCGAAAGTTCTTATCACCCCCTTCTGCAGTCAGGTTATGTCGATTTACGATTCCGGTGCGGAGGGGTTCATTGAGCCAGTAGGTATCTACTCCGCGCTTGATATCCTTTAACTTATCATAGTACAGCAGTTCCCGATCTGGCCTACCCCCAGATCCAGCAGAGGAATTGTCAAACGTTCCATAGTAGCCGGTTAAGCGTTCGAAGTCTAATTTTTCCTGCGCATTCATCAAGTTGTAATCCGATAAATCGGGAAAGGTTACTGAACCATTTAAATTGTACCTGATTTTCAGTTCGCCTGGTAAGGGACGCTTCGACTCAACGACAACGACACCATTGGCAGCTTTGGATCCATAAATGGCAGTAGCCGCGGCATCTTTAAGGACCGTAATAGTTTCAATGCGATCCATACTAAAATCGCTTATCACCGATAAGCTTGTCTCAAATCCATCCAAGATAAAAAGGGGTTGATTGGGGTTGGTGCCATATTCCTCGGTTAGCCCGATCACACTACTTTTGCCATTAATTTCTATGTCGGGAAGTCGATTGGGATCAGAGCCGAATATGCTGCTTTCCATAATTTGAAACGAAGGGTCTAAAGTCTTTAAACTCTGTAATACGTTTTGATTGCCCACTGTCTTGAGTTCTTCAGCGGTATAGGTTGCTGAGGATCCCGTAAAGCTTTCTTTCTTTCGTTGATAAATACCTGTAACTACCGCCTCTTTGATCATTTCTACCTCGTCTTCCATCGAAACTTTTAAGACGCTACCCGGCTCCCATGTCGCCTCAATAGGTTTCATACCGATGAACCGAAAAAGAAATGTAAGCGGTGCGCTGGCCAATGTATTGGGGAATGTAAATACACCGTTATCGGCCGATGTCGCGGTGATCCCTAGTTCCTTAATAGTCACGCTCACGCCAATTATTGCTTGTCCCGTAGAAGCATGGGTGACTTGACCGACAATCGTTTGCCTTTGCGGAGAAACCGCCTGTGGTCGTGCTGAGCGACTGGCGGGCTTTTCTTTCATGTAAAAAGAAATGTTTTTCGATTGGATTTTATAATCAATAGGCTGATTAGCAACCAATCTTTTCAAAAAGTCTTCCAAGTTCATTTCGACTACTACCAGGGTGACAGGCTCCGTCGCTGCTAAAATATTTGAGGTGCTGTAGACAGAATATCCTGTTTGGCGCCTGATTTCTTCAATGACTTTAGTGAACTTCACATCTTTACCCCGAAACGTGATTGTCTGCGCATTTGTCCATTGTCCTGCGCAAAGAAAGAATAGAATAAAGCAAAATATTTTATTCCAAACAGTACTTTTACTAGTGTTCATTAATTGATTTGGTTATTGGTGAGTATTACTTTTCTTAACTATTTTCCTTTTTGCGAAAAATAGTATGTGTTCTTTTCTTTTTCGTTGACGCGTGTGGTTATTAGTAAATGATAAGTTCTTTTTCCGTTTCGTTTAACTTATATTTGATTTTGCTAAGCTCTAGGATATTTAATACAAAGTCGATATCAACATCTCTATACGCGTCTCCCACTAGCTTCACATCAGGAACCTTATTTTGGTAATTAATTCGAAGATCATACCATCTACCTATTTCATGCATGATCTCTTTGAAGCTTTTATTATCAAATGAGAATTTTCCCTCGAGCCAAGCGGTTGCGCCCTTAGTATTCACCTCGTAAATGTCAATCCCTCTCTCGTCTAAGCGAGCTTGTTGTCCTGGTTTGAGCAGCCGCTCATACTGATTAGTAGATATTTTGACACGACCTTCCACCAAGGTCGTACGGATCTCAGGGAGATCGTTGTAGGCTTGTACGTTGAATTTTGTACCCAAGACCTCGATTTCCTGCTTTCCTGTTATGATGGTGAAGGGCCTCTTTGCATCATGCGCGACCTCAAAGAACGCTTCGCCTGTTACTTGTACCACCCGCTTTTTGTCTTTGAATATGGATGGATAGGTTAGGGAAGATGCTGCATTAAGCCACACAACCGTTCCATCAGATAACGTGACTTGGTATTCCCCACCTCGCGGTGTACTGAGTATTAACTCCTGGGACACCGCGGTTGTCAGTTCAGTTCCGTCACTATAGGTGATCGCTTGACCACTGATAATGCCCGAATGCTCATCACTCAAACTAAAGGATTCACCATCAGCTAAGGTTAAAGTAGCTTTCTTTCCGCCCGGTATAATCATACTAGTGCTATGATATACCGCATTATTTTGTAACTGTTGAGGAATGTAAGTCGTATATAGAGCAAACGTGCCTAGAAAAACTACGATACACGCAGCAGTGACTCGCCATAGCTTTGAAATTCTTTTTATTCTTGAAGGAGCATGCAGCCGCTGACTGAGTTTATTCCAATTCCTCTCTACAGCCGCTGCGTCAATTGGTAGTTCTTCGTCCAATATTGGGTCATTTATCTCCCGATCGATCCATTCTTGGATCTGCTGTGCGTTACGCTCCTCGTTAAAATGATGGATTAAGCGTTCCGCTTCTTCAGGAGAACATTTTCGCTGCAGAAATTTTTGATATATGTTGTGCATATCGGCAATTGATTACATTCGTTTAGTATATAGTAATCAATTACGCGGAAAAGTACGGCTCCTGTTGATTTTTTTATGAAAATATTTCGCCTAATAGAAACAGAACGAATGCAGAAGGGTTATGATGAGCCATTTCTACCCTTACGAATTTTAACGCTCGCGTCATATGATCCTTGACAGTAGATAGGGAAATTCCACAGATCGACGCTACCTCCTCATATGTCTTACCCTCCATCTTTACTAACCTAAAAATCTGTTGTCTTTGCGGAGGAAGTTTTGAAATAGCCTTCTCTAAAGCTTCGCTTGTTTGCTTAAAAGATAGTTGCTCGTTTAGCTGATCGTACAACTCTGTGGCATGCACTAGAAGTTGGTTTCGGAGTTGATGGTCTTTACTTGCTCTTTGGTAATATTTGTAAGTCAACAATTTCGCTCTGTGCAAAAGGACTGCTCTGAAAGATACGTTCAACGGTAAGCGTCCTCTGTGCTCCCAGATTTGTAAAAAAAGCTCCTGGTGCAGGTCTTCTGCTGCTTGTGAGTCTAACACTAATGCCCTCAGCCGTCGCATAATTAATACGCCATAACGATTATACAATATCTGATATGCTCTTACATTCCCCTCTCGTAGCTGATCCATCAGTCTATCCTCGGCAATGTCAACACATTCTTTGAAAGGGCGCATTATGAATAAAATATTAGTTTAGTAGAATAATTTGGATTCTCAAACTTACATAATTTAGGGAGTAATGCCAATTTAATCAATCGAGTAGATTAACCAATTCATACATTTTCGCGACCGTGTTGGAAACGTAGGTAACACCAGTCCAGAAAATTTATGGTGGATATATAATAAATATTTAAAATATTCTCCGCACAACAAAGTGATGAAGAGATGACGCCGATGTGAAAAGAATGTTTTATATGAGTTAACGGGCTTAATGAATTCAATCTTTTCATCCCATAGACCGTGTGTTTAAATCCTCAGAAATTCTGATTTTTGATTTTCCACCCTTAAAAGGTGACTATTCTATAAGAGTTGGGTATATTAAGCGTTAGAAGATCCGGTAGGTTGTGTACCTCAGGCTTTTCCTTCCGAATTGACGAATATGACCGGGGAAGTATGTTGTTGAACAACATGTGAAATTGGAAGGCAAAATTTATATGTACAATGATGTAAGTAGGGAGGCTCATGTCCTCCCCAAGGAACGCGAGCGCCTTTCTGCATTATTTAAAAGTAGGTGGAGCGACATTTTGTAGGTGCAATACTGATGGCGCGTAACAGCCCGCCCTGTTTCCATCGTCTAAAACAAACGCTGGAAACAGAACGGAAGAGCATCTTTTTAAGAAGTTTGCTATTAATCCATGAAAACTTCATTAGTTTGTGCTAAACGTTGTGATCCAACATTAGCTGGGCAGGCAATATCGTCTGTGGCATCATAGATCAATTCTTTTCCCGCATTTCTTTCAATGGTCTCCGCCGGTACATAAATTTGTGTTTTCGTACGGCTGTACCCACTTGGGAAATAACGGATGTAATAACCATCTGGGTGGTAGGTCCAAATGCCGCTCGGCGTATCTTCTCTTACCGGAGCCATGCCCGCTAGAATTGCATAATGCTCAAACTCTGCATAAGAATAGTTTCCAGATGAAACTAGGTTTCTAATCTGGTTCTCCGCTTCAAATACCGCCTGCAGTTCCTTTGGTAATTTATTCTTTGCTTCTTGAACAACATCAAAGGGTAGGATACCTAAGGCTCCGCCTTCCAATTGCAATAGTTGCTTCGGGCTCAATAACTTTAAAGCCGTCACCTTTACCGGGCCGGAATAATCACTGAACTTTGTGCGAGCGATGATGGTCCATAATAGCATCTGTATATCGCTTTGTTTCACCTCAGGGTGCTTTTCTGCGCTCTTTAAGATAGCGATTACTAGCTCCTTTTTCTTGCCCAAAGTTGGTGCATACATATAGCCATCCCCCGACGATGGGGCATAGGTGCCGGCCTTTAGACAATAACTCTTGTTGGTGATTTCATAATGTCCCGCAGCTAACACATAGCCAGCGTCAGCTTTTTTCGGAAGGGAGGTTAATGCTTTATAAGTCGCATCATTTTGAAAGTCAGGCATCTCTTGGCCTTGACGGTTGACATCCTCGAAATTCGTGCTGATTGCTTCCGGTGCTTTAAACATTTTATCGAGTCCAAGCACCTTTGCTCCCTTGGCACCCGTTGCTTTCGCAGCTTTGTCCAATAGACCTCCAAATTGCGCATGACTGGCAATCGGTAGAAAGATTAGAACAACAAATAATGAGGATAATGCAGATAATTGTTTTGTTTTCATTTTGTGTACGGTTTTCCGTTTGGTAATAGTTGATACCAAATATACTTTTATTTTTAAAATGAAAGTGCTTAAGGCGATCCCTAATCCTTGATATAGCCATTTGTTTAACTGTGCTGGCGTATAAAAAATTCGATACCGTCATTGTAACAGCATCAGGGTTTGAAAATGTTTATGCACTTATAGCCATTTTTTTATAAATAGAGAAAGGGAGCTTCTATGGGTGGTTGTAAGAAAAATTCGTTGACTGAGAGGTTTATTGATGACATTCTTTATCCCCGTTCAACATCACTTTTTGCAATAAGGTCATCTACTATAAAATGAACTTACCTTAATACCGCATTCTCCAACGGGTTATCAGTCCGTTCTCAACTGTAAACAAAAAATCTGCTTTGCTGGAATATCCACGGCTTGAATATTGTCCTTTGACAACAACTTGGTTTTCGTTAATTATAGTGTATTGTGGGTTCTCAACCCTACCCTGACGGCTGATTATATCACTTTCCAACCACTTACGGGTTTCTTCTGGTGTTTTCATTGTTCCATCTGTCCCATAAGCCTGAGTTGCTGTTTTAGAAAATTGGGCTCTGATATGTTCAGCATGTTTTTCCTGCATGGCTCCCATCAATTTTTTTACAGGCTTGGTTACGTTCTCATCTTGCATTTGTATTGAATTTGAGTTTGGTGCGTTTTTTTATTTGTCTTCATATCTATCTGGCCACAGGCATTAAACGTGATTGCGATAAGCAATGCGGATAAGGATAGTTTAGTGTAAGCCATATTAATTTGATTTTTATGGATGTTGTAAATAGATAATGACCAGATTAAGCAATAAAAAAGGGATTTCAATAGCAACGCTTTTCAAATATTTATTCAATAGCTGTAAACAGATGATCAGCAATATACCTGCTGCCATAAGGAAATTTTCCAATACAAACGTTTTGGGAAACAATATCAGAACCGAAGCAAGCAGTGTTACAACCCCATTAACGATATCGGCATTTTTACAAAATTCCATTTGCCGAACATTTCCAGCATTTCTGGTTTTACATTGAGCATATTTCACCCGTGTTTTGTTCCCATGAACACCGAAAAGAGGATCAGTACTGAATTGAATATTTTTAATATCATTGGCATTATGTTTTAAGAAAAAAGGCAAACAACCAAGTTATTTGCCTTTCAAAAATATACAATAGGTTTCTATCTATCGTGTGGTATAACCACCGTTGGCAAAAATGGTCTGTCCTGTAACCCACCAACCGTCAGTTACCAAAAACTCTACCAACGGAGCAATGTCTTTGATGTCTGTAAGACCGCCCAAATCCGAAGCCGATTTATGATAAGCCACCGCATCGTCGCTTTCCTGTCCGTAGAAGAAAGGTGTATCCATTGGCCCCGGTGCGACCGCAGTCACCGAAATACCACGGGAACCGAATTCCTTGGATGCCGCACGGGTGAAATGTTCCACCGGAGCTTTTGCACCTGCATAGGTAGAGTAATAACCTGTAAATGCTGCCAGCAGAGAAGTGACAATCGTATTGATTTTTCCGTTATCATTCAGCTTTTTACCGGCCTCCTGGATAAAGAAATACGCCACTTTGGAGTTGATGTCGCTCATACTGTCGTATTCTTCTTCCGTTGTATCGGTAAAAGGTTTTTTCAACACTTTGCCTACCGTATTGATAGCAATGTCTATACCACCAAATTTTTCGATAGCTGCGTCAAAAAGTCTCGTGATGTTTTTTACATCCGTTAGATCAGCCTGAAATAAAAATGCTTCTCCGCCAGTGTGTGTAATGTCTGCCAATGTTTTTTCGGCATCTGCTTTTGTAGCATCGCTATTGTAGTGGATCACTACTTTTGCTCCTTTCGCTGCAAAGTTACGGCTCAATAAGCCACCCAGGTTTTTTGCACCGCCGGCAATCAGAACTACTTTACCGTTTACATCATTTCTTGCCATATTATTTGATTTTAAATGTTATACAATTGAATACACAAAGCTGGCAAGATTATTTATTTATTTCATGGTGAACTTTTCGGGAAATTATTTTTTGTTCTGTTGCCGGAATTGTCCGGGTGTTAATCCTACAAACTTTTTGAAAAATTTAGAGAAATTGGATGGATCATATGTCAAGATTTTTGCAATTTCGGATATAGATTTATCGGTTTCCAAAAGCATTCTTTTTGCTTCATCAATAATCTTAAGGTCGTAAAAATGACAGGGATGGTTTCCTGTTTCTTTTTGCACTGTATCGGTCAGATGTTTATGTGAAAGGAACAATTCACCAGCAATCTTGTTGATCTCCATGAATTCGCCCACCTTTCCCGAAACAACATCGGCAATATGCCCGTCCAGAAAACGGAAATAGTTTGCCGTGATTTCTTTGCTTCTTTTTAATATATTTTGGTTTGTTTCATTCATCTTAATATACGAAAAAATAACACAAAAATACGATCTTTCTAAAGATACGTTATGGTGAACTTTTCGGATTATGATGATAAAAAAGCAAATCCCTCCGAATTTTCAGAGGGATCTTGTTTTAACTTTAGAAGAATTTTAAGTACGCCTTTCTAAACTCCTTTAATAATTTATCTAATTCCAAAGACGGGTTACGGACTCTTGTACCTGCTGCTTTGTTTCCTTTTTCTGCCTGTAATTCTGCGTCGGCTTTCAACGCTTTGTAGCTTGCGTTGATTTTTTCGATTAGTTCATTTATTATGAAAGTGAATTAAGATTAGGTAGAAAGGGACATTTTAGAAAACCATTGGCAACATCGTTGTTGGAATAGGCGCGTTTTCTATCCCGACTATCTCTTGAATCTTGACTTATGGTAGCGATGCCTCGCTTACCATGACCTTGTTCTGTGCCTGTTTTTAACGATCCAATTCATATCGAGCCTCCAACTCTGCCATCTTCTCGTCGATACCCTATGTAAGCACTTGGGGTGCTTTGATTGCGTGTGCCTGTCGAGGTTGTGGCGATGGTTGCTTGCGTAGCCGCCTGATTAACAGGCTGACTGCCGAGCTGTGCTGCTCTTGGGCTCTCTTTGCCCTGGGTATTCAGGAAACCTGAAGCCCGTGATCACATACTTTTTTCATCTTTTCACGATACTTCCAGATCTCGTCCACATTAGGTTTGCCGCCAAATATCTAATAATAAGTGATCGCTTGCTGGGTTATTACGTTAGCGATGTGGTTTGCGGCACTTGCTACATCGAGTTTTATAATGTTAAAACGTAGTTCCTGTTCAGCATTTTGTACAATATCGCTGGGCAAGGACCATGCTGGAAGAGCTTGCCCAGTTTTTTCGACTACAATAATTATTTTCACGCTGAGCACTTTGGAATTTAATCCGATTATAGCGCCCCCTGCAGAATAAGTGCCCTGGAAGCCTGCTGTGACGTCCACCTGGGCATCCACCGTATGAATTCGGGTGTAATTGTTGACGGTTGGATTGGGGTGTTCCCATT
The DNA window shown above is from Sphingobacterium hotanense and carries:
- a CDS encoding RNA polymerase sigma factor codes for the protein MRPFKECVDIAEDRLMDQLREGNVRAYQILYNRYGVLIMRRLRALVLDSQAAEDLHQELFLQIWEHRGRLPLNVSFRAVLLHRAKLLTYKYYQRASKDHQLRNQLLVHATELYDQLNEQLSFKQTSEALEKAISKLPPQRQQIFRLVKMEGKTYEEVASICGISLSTVKDHMTRALKFVRVEMAHHNPSAFVLFLLGEIFS
- a CDS encoding FecR family protein; translation: MHNIYQKFLQRKCSPEEAERLIHHFNEERNAQQIQEWIDREINDPILDEELPIDAAAVERNWNKLSQRLHAPSRIKRISKLWRVTAACIVVFLGTFALYTTYIPQQLQNNAVYHSTSMIIPGGKKATLTLADGESFSLSDEHSGIISGQAITYSDGTELTTAVSQELILSTPRGGEYQVTLSDGTVVWLNAASSLTYPSIFKDKKRVVQVTGEAFFEVAHDAKRPFTIITGKQEIEVLGTKFNVQAYNDLPEIRTTLVEGRVKISTNQYERLLKPGQQARLDERGIDIYEVNTKGATAWLEGKFSFDNKSFKEIMHEIGRWYDLRINYQNKVPDVKLVGDAYRDVDIDFVLNILELSKIKYKLNETEKELIIY
- a CDS encoding histone H1, producing MINELIEKINASYKALKADAELQAEKGNKAAGTRVRNPSLELDKLLKEFRKAYLKFF
- a CDS encoding helix-turn-helix domain-containing protein, with the protein product MNETNQNILKRSKEITANYFRFLDGHIADVVSGKVGEFMEINKIAGELFLSHKHLTDTVQKETGNHPCHFYDLKIIDEAKRMLLETDKSISEIAKILTYDPSNFSKFFKKFVGLTPGQFRQQNKK
- a CDS encoding nuclear transport factor 2-like protein, whose product is MQDENVTKPVKKLMGAMQEKHAEHIRAQFSKTATQAYGTDGTMKTPEETRKWLESDIISRQGRVENPQYTIINENQVVVKGQYSSRGYSSKADFLFTVENGLITRWRMRY
- a CDS encoding SusC/RagA family TonB-linked outer membrane protein encodes the protein MNTSKSTVWNKIFCFILFFLCAGQWTNAQTITFRGKDVKFTKVIEEIRRQTGYSVYSTSNILAATEPVTLVVVEMNLEDFLKRLVANQPIDYKIQSKNISFYMKEKPASRSARPQAVSPQRQTIVGQVTHASTGQAIIGVSVTIKELGITATSADNGVFTFPNTLASAPLTFLFRFIGMKPIEATWEPGSVLKVSMEDEVEMIKEAVVTGIYQRKKESFTGSSATYTAEELKTVGNQNVLQSLKTLDPSFQIMESSIFGSDPNRLPDIEINGKSSVIGLTEEYGTNPNQPLFILDGFETSLSVISDFSMDRIETITVLKDAAATAIYGSKAANGVVVVESKRPLPGELKIRYNLNGSVTFPDLSDYNLMNAQEKLDFERLTGYYGTFDNSSAGSGGRPDRELLYYDKLKDIKRGVDTYWLNEPLRTGIVNRHNLTAEGGDKNFRYLLSISHGNTQGVMRGSNRQLSNGNAKLIYRKGSLSFSNSLSIDYTVAEREPVSFSRFAQANPYRRKYNEQGGVDPIWENFFTSAGEQNNYNPLYDFRNNNRNRAVNNGFTNNFELLWDMRPGLVLRYRLGLNKDNLHQEIFRSPFNTEFLSVDPMLKGTYEETNGNALNYDTDLSLTLVKMLHERHLLNLVSGVRLDQKSSLATTYAARGFVDEEFTNPAFSFGYPESGNANYLESKRRSASFYLSTGYTYDQRFLFDGTLRSDGSSVYGASRKFTTIWSTGIGWNLHNEDILPFSKWGWLNIFKMRASIGNPGNQNFEDYISTRIYRYNQENRNPFGSSVILSSFGNPNLRWQKTLNKNIGIELQAFNRRLKLEGDYIHKTTDPLLVYVGMPSSTGSQSMAQNMGTQISKGFVVTSNALLFQRNELSWRVNLSASHLTSVYDQLGSSLDNHNTSNKSRNLVRYYDGASPSDLWAVPSLGIDPITGREVFLNREGQQTFTHNYEDERVVGNSDPKITGVIGTSISYKGFSLSANLRYRLGGQIFMQTLYNKVENINTNNLFWNHDKRAYYDRWQKPGDVAQFKSIASAYGGPTPISSRFVQDNNQLIGESFTMGYEVNNKPWMKRAGLSSLMARAYMNDIFYSSTVKNERGLDYPFARSVSFSLSLGF
- a CDS encoding SDR family oxidoreductase, encoding MARNDVNGKVVLIAGGAKNLGGLLSRNFAAKGAKVVIHYNSDATKADAEKTLADITHTGGEAFLFQADLTDVKNITRLFDAAIEKFGGIDIAINTVGKVLKKPFTDTTEEEYDSMSDINSKVAYFFIQEAGKKLNDNGKINTIVTSLLAAFTGYYSTYAGAKAPVEHFTRAASKEFGSRGISVTAVAPGPMDTPFFYGQESDDAVAYHKSASDLGGLTDIKDIAPLVEFLVTDGWWVTGQTIFANGGYTTR